The following coding sequences are from one Leptospira mayottensis 200901116 window:
- a CDS encoding helix-turn-helix transcriptional regulator — protein sequence MFKSLHSREAKIFCKNLIAARKNADLTQLEVADRLGEPQSYISKIESGERRLDVIEFWRIYKIFGKSFEFYFQFDEKPEGSEKRSKTLKAASSKRKKKRPKF from the coding sequence TTGTTTAAGTCCCTACATTCACGAGAAGCGAAGATTTTTTGTAAAAATCTAATCGCCGCCAGAAAAAACGCAGACCTCACCCAACTTGAGGTTGCAGATCGTTTGGGTGAACCTCAATCTTATATCTCCAAAATCGAATCCGGCGAAAGACGGCTCGACGTTATCGAATTCTGGAGAATCTATAAAATTTTCGGCAAATCCTTCGAATTTTACTTTCAATTCGATGAAAAACCGGAAGGTTCCGAGAAAAGATCCAAAACTCTAAAGGCGGCTAGCAGTAAACGCAAAAAAAAGCGTCCTAAATTCTAA
- a CDS encoding glycosyltransferase family 2 protein, producing the protein MKKKNVTYVIPCLNEEKTLPLVLEKLVRLKKELKQYNVEILVSDNGSEDRSVSIAKKYGAKVVHCKERGYGAALNFGITNASGEIILFADADDTYDFLESPALLSEMEKGAEFVIGSRLDGSIHKGAMPLLHRYLGTPVINWIINLLYSKKGNRVKDANSGFRCFLKKKYLEWEVESTGMEFASEMLVKALRSGVKLSHVPISLYPDVEGRVPHLKTWRDGMRHLLQILIHSQQLFYYTGFMLFWIGWAFTILGYFTGIVAIGPFHIFGIHSLTVFLLIATFGQTIWAIGLFLAARKTPELSFYSKLNLLSEDLLFWYSARMILFVVLLYVFILFRWWKNSFQVLDLEKEILMISFLSVQILNLIGQTITAHLLKRT; encoded by the coding sequence ATGAAGAAAAAAAATGTCACTTATGTAATCCCTTGTTTGAATGAGGAAAAAACTCTCCCTCTTGTTTTGGAAAAACTTGTTCGGCTTAAAAAGGAATTAAAACAATACAACGTGGAAATTCTCGTCTCCGATAACGGAAGCGAAGATAGATCCGTATCAATCGCTAAGAAATACGGCGCAAAAGTCGTTCATTGCAAAGAAAGAGGATACGGGGCAGCGCTCAATTTCGGAATCACAAATGCAAGTGGGGAAATCATTCTGTTTGCGGACGCAGACGATACTTACGATTTTCTGGAATCTCCTGCGCTTCTTTCGGAGATGGAAAAAGGTGCGGAGTTCGTAATCGGTTCCCGTCTGGATGGATCGATTCACAAAGGAGCGATGCCACTCCTACATCGTTATCTGGGAACTCCGGTGATCAATTGGATTATCAATTTATTATATTCCAAAAAAGGAAATCGTGTCAAAGATGCAAATTCTGGCTTTCGGTGTTTTCTGAAAAAAAAATATCTGGAATGGGAGGTTGAAAGTACCGGTATGGAGTTTGCATCCGAGATGCTCGTGAAAGCGCTTCGAAGTGGAGTCAAACTTTCCCATGTGCCGATTAGTTTGTATCCGGACGTGGAAGGAAGAGTTCCTCATTTGAAAACTTGGAGAGACGGGATGAGACATCTTCTACAAATTCTCATTCATTCCCAACAGCTTTTTTATTATACTGGCTTTATGCTTTTCTGGATCGGCTGGGCGTTTACAATCTTGGGTTATTTTACGGGAATCGTTGCAATCGGCCCTTTTCACATTTTCGGTATCCATTCTCTCACGGTTTTTCTGCTGATAGCTACGTTCGGACAGACTATCTGGGCAATCGGCTTATTTCTTGCGGCTCGTAAAACACCCGAGCTAAGTTTTTATTCCAAATTGAATCTCTTATCCGAGGATCTTCTTTTCTGGTATTCGGCGAGAATGATTTTATTCGTAGTTTTACTTTATGTGTTCATCTTGTTCCGCTGGTGGAAAAATTCCTTTCAAGTTCTGGATTTGGAAAAAGAGATTTTGATGATCAGTTTTCTAAGCGTTCAAATCCTGAATTTAATCGGACAAACGATTACGGCGCACTTATTAAAAAGAACATAA
- a CDS encoding efflux RND transporter permease subunit, whose product MTRSLLEGALRFRLATLIAAAATVVFGIWAWIDIRKEAYSDIADTQVRLIAKFPGKAAVEVEERVTIPIERVLNAIPKVAVRRSRTINGLVVFQFVFEDGTDDYFARTRLLERVRDADIPAEIQPTLGPMSSPVGEIFRYVVETKANHTPMELRTIQDWVIMPKMLGIPGIADVVTFGGLPKQYHIVTTPDKLIRYKLTIDDVIKAIQQNNLNTGGNLLLQGEQGFPIRSLGAIRDPKHIENIVVKTVNGVPVFIRDLGTVEVSHPIPSGVLGYTIQNDQEGLIDVDSSVQGLVAIRRWGDPNVMGDRIRAKVKEINENYLPDGVQMRTTYDRTDLVNYTLRTIGKTLVEGVVVVSLVLIFFIGSVKASMVVVATIPFAMLFAFLLMDITGIPASLLSLGAIDFGIIVDGAVVMVENIMRRYRDASPIDKKKGIIRFTVDSASEVGTEIIFSILIIVLAYLPIFSFERIEGRLFKPMAFTISFAIMGALIFSMTAIPVMMSYIYRNYFESPNPGPIEWHNPFYEWLEKKYERLIEWLVERSKRVVTVCFSVVGTLLVIGGLSLGTEFLPEMDEGGFNLRIFFPVGISLPESKKFIPKIRQIIYKNEQVNVVLSQLGRNDDGTDPLPPNRLEVLVGLKDYDDWKEKITKTELLLRMRNDLEAGLPGARVSFSQPIMDNLSEAIMGTIADLAVFVSGNDLKVMRQISTEILDIVKEMKGASEFGIEQEADSPQLTVRIDREAAARFGINVSDIQQMVEAAIGMQRIDTLYEGPSDIPPKTPARFGIVVRFSKDYRTSQRAIENMPIISPKGERIPLSELAKVTLEDGPTMIFRQEGRRTVTVRTNIRGRDQGGFVAELRKLVQKKVKLPEGYEIRYGGQYENLARVGTRLMMVIPLTIAIIFGVLYLLYKNLKYVYVALACIPLSLVGGIYALLMRGYYFNVSGGVGFISLFGIATMAGVLFVSRTNHLLHEDDEISVKEAVKKAAVIQLRPMLMTMLLALLGLIPATLASGVGSDVQRPLATVIVGGLFSALLLVLTVLPSLYLILVGEREYVPKKQKDLEPYSYLDQYPLEEYESEELDLTTKKTISKEEKKQKSSGSVSKRKKKK is encoded by the coding sequence ATGACACGTAGTTTACTCGAAGGTGCTCTACGGTTTCGACTTGCCACATTGATCGCGGCCGCCGCAACGGTGGTTTTCGGAATTTGGGCTTGGATCGATATTCGAAAAGAAGCCTATTCCGACATTGCGGATACTCAGGTTCGATTGATCGCTAAGTTTCCGGGAAAAGCCGCAGTCGAGGTGGAAGAAAGGGTTACGATTCCCATCGAACGGGTTTTGAACGCGATCCCGAAAGTTGCGGTGAGAAGATCGAGAACGATCAACGGTCTGGTCGTTTTCCAATTCGTGTTTGAGGATGGAACGGACGATTATTTTGCGAGAACTCGTCTTTTAGAACGAGTTCGGGACGCGGACATTCCAGCGGAAATTCAGCCGACGCTCGGACCGATGAGTTCTCCCGTTGGTGAAATTTTCCGGTATGTCGTGGAAACAAAGGCAAATCATACGCCGATGGAATTGCGAACCATCCAGGATTGGGTCATTATGCCCAAGATGCTCGGGATTCCGGGAATTGCGGACGTGGTCACGTTCGGAGGGCTTCCGAAACAATACCACATAGTGACGACGCCGGATAAATTGATTCGATATAAACTCACGATCGACGACGTGATCAAAGCGATTCAACAAAACAACCTGAATACGGGAGGAAACCTTCTCTTACAGGGGGAACAAGGATTTCCGATCCGTTCCTTGGGAGCGATTCGCGATCCGAAACATATCGAGAACATCGTCGTCAAAACGGTAAACGGGGTTCCCGTTTTTATCCGCGATTTAGGAACGGTGGAAGTTTCCCATCCGATTCCGAGCGGAGTGTTAGGTTATACGATCCAAAACGATCAGGAAGGATTGATCGATGTGGATTCTTCCGTACAAGGTTTGGTCGCGATTCGCCGTTGGGGCGATCCGAACGTCATGGGAGATCGGATCCGGGCCAAAGTAAAAGAGATCAACGAGAATTATCTGCCGGACGGAGTTCAGATGAGAACCACTTACGATAGAACCGATCTCGTAAATTACACATTACGTACCATCGGTAAAACTCTCGTGGAAGGGGTCGTCGTAGTCAGTTTGGTGTTGATCTTTTTTATTGGAAGCGTAAAGGCTTCTATGGTGGTAGTCGCTACGATTCCGTTCGCGATGTTGTTCGCATTTTTACTCATGGATATCACCGGAATTCCGGCCAGTTTATTGTCATTAGGCGCCATCGACTTCGGGATCATCGTGGACGGGGCCGTCGTGATGGTCGAAAATATCATGCGTCGTTATCGGGACGCTTCTCCAATCGATAAGAAGAAGGGGATCATTCGGTTTACGGTGGATTCCGCTTCGGAAGTCGGAACGGAGATTATCTTCTCCATCCTAATCATTGTGCTTGCGTATCTTCCGATCTTTTCTTTTGAAAGAATCGAAGGAAGATTGTTTAAGCCGATGGCGTTTACGATTTCCTTTGCGATCATGGGTGCGTTGATCTTTTCGATGACTGCGATTCCCGTGATGATGTCCTACATCTATCGGAATTATTTCGAGTCGCCGAATCCGGGACCGATCGAATGGCACAACCCGTTTTACGAATGGTTGGAAAAGAAATACGAAAGACTGATCGAGTGGCTCGTGGAACGATCCAAACGGGTTGTTACGGTTTGTTTTTCCGTGGTGGGAACCTTACTCGTGATAGGCGGGCTTTCTCTCGGAACCGAGTTTCTCCCGGAAATGGACGAGGGCGGATTCAACCTGAGAATTTTCTTTCCGGTTGGAATCTCTCTTCCCGAATCGAAAAAATTCATTCCGAAAATTCGACAAATCATCTATAAGAACGAACAAGTCAACGTGGTTCTTTCTCAGTTGGGAAGGAATGACGACGGAACCGATCCGCTTCCTCCGAACCGTTTGGAAGTTCTTGTCGGTTTAAAAGATTACGACGACTGGAAGGAAAAGATCACAAAAACCGAACTTCTTCTCCGAATGAGGAACGATTTGGAAGCAGGGCTTCCGGGCGCTCGGGTGAGTTTTTCCCAGCCGATCATGGATAATCTTTCCGAAGCGATCATGGGAACGATTGCCGACTTGGCGGTGTTCGTTTCCGGAAACGACCTCAAGGTGATGCGTCAGATCTCGACTGAAATTCTAGATATCGTAAAAGAAATGAAAGGGGCCAGCGAGTTCGGGATCGAACAGGAAGCGGATAGCCCTCAACTTACGGTTCGTATCGATCGGGAAGCCGCGGCGCGTTTCGGGATCAACGTAAGCGATATTCAACAGATGGTGGAAGCGGCGATCGGAATGCAGAGGATCGATACTTTGTATGAAGGTCCTTCCGATATTCCTCCGAAAACCCCGGCACGATTCGGAATCGTGGTGCGCTTTTCCAAAGACTACCGCACATCTCAGAGAGCGATCGAGAATATGCCGATCATTTCTCCGAAGGGAGAAAGAATTCCGTTGTCGGAATTGGCGAAGGTCACTCTCGAAGACGGACCGACGATGATCTTTCGTCAGGAAGGAAGAAGAACCGTGACGGTTCGTACCAATATCCGAGGACGGGATCAGGGAGGTTTCGTTGCGGAACTTCGCAAGCTCGTTCAAAAAAAAGTGAAACTTCCGGAAGGTTATGAAATCCGCTACGGGGGACAATACGAAAACCTCGCGCGGGTCGGAACCCGTCTTATGATGGTGATTCCTCTTACGATCGCGATCATCTTCGGAGTATTGTATCTACTTTATAAAAATCTAAAGTATGTATATGTCGCTCTTGCGTGTATTCCTCTTTCTCTTGTGGGTGGAATTTATGCGCTTTTGATGCGGGGATATTATTTCAATGTTTCCGGCGGAGTCGGATTTATTTCGTTATTCGGAATCGCGACGATGGCGGGGGTTCTTTTTGTCTCCCGTACAAATCACTTACTGCATGAGGATGACGAGATCAGCGTGAAAGAGGCGGTCAAAAAGGCCGCCGTGATTCAGCTTCGGCCGATGTTGATGACGATGCTTTTGGCCTTGCTTGGTTTGATTCCCGCCACCTTGGCTTCCGGAGTCGGCTCGGACGTTCAACGACCGCTTGCAACCGTAATCGTTGGAGGACTTTTTTCCGCTCTCTTGTTGGTCCTTACGGTTCTTCCGTCTTTGTATCTGATTTTAGTGGGAGAGAGGGAGTACGTTCCTAAAAAACAAAAGGATTTAGAACCGTATTCTTATCTGGATCAGTATCCACTGGAGGAATATGAAAGTGAGGAACTTGATCTAACAACGAAAAAGACTATTTCAAAGGAAGAAAAGAAACAAAAATCTTCCGGTTCCGTTTCAAAGAGAAAGAAGAAAAAATAA